The Salinirubellus salinus genome segment GGTCGCCAGTGGTGTTGTTGGCGGGGTCGATACCCAGTGCACGAAGTTCCTCGTCTGTCGGTCCGTGTCGACGCCTTTCGCGATCCAACAGCCGTCCTCTTGGCAGAGACGAACCTCGCCATCGTCGGCGTCGCCATTCCGAACCGAACTGGCCATTTCACTCGTAGTTCCGGATGAACTGATACGCAGTCGGCATACCCCTCTCGCAGCGAAGACGAACACGAAACCTCTCCAGGCAGACGCTCATCTCGGGTGATTGGTGACCGGCTCGCGCACTCGATACAGCGCGGTCGCCGGAACCTACTCGAACTCTGCCAGTAGCGACGTGAGCGATACAGAGGGCAGATTCCTCGAACTCGGGTGGTTGCTGTCGTTTAGGGGGGCATCGTGGGTCTGTTGCCGTCCTGGTCGTCGAACTCGTTGTGAGGGTAGGGGTGGGGAGATTTCAGACCTGCGGCCCGGCCAATCGCAGCGAGAACGGGAAACAGGACACGCTGGAGAGATCGTGGCGGTTGCGCTGGAACGACTACGTCCGGATACGTCTGGGCTAACAGGACCGTCTGAAGAAGACCGGTCACGCCGGATAGTTCACCGACCGCATGGACGGCAGCAAACCGCGCGGTCAGAGCCTCCCGCCAGTGGCCGGGCGGTGTCACTTCGCGTCTGAAGTGGGCCGTCTCCGACTCGGTGTACGACACGTGAGGTGTCCCCGGTGGAATGACTACTTCCTCTCCGGCTCTGACAGTATGCTTCTCCCCGTCTCTTTCGACGATCAGCCGTCCCGCACGAACCTCGAACCGTTCCTCGGTGTCGGGGTGATAGTGTATCGGTGGTGGATCGAGTTTCGCCGGCCGCGTTTCGTCCCAGACCAGCCGCTCATCGTTGGACGCGGACTCGTCAAACTCGATTCGCTCACCGGTCACCGGGTTCTCGATCTCCGGGGGAAGATACATAACACGTACTCTGACTGGGGCGTGTTAGCTATTGGCATTGCAGGCGCCGAGGACTACGCACCCTCTATTCAACACGGCCTCAGAAACCCACTCATTTCCTGTCAAAAGAAGGGGCACAACATACAGAGACCCTACTCAGCACCGAGGGTATCGTCACAAGACAGGCGGTACAAGTAGTCAGACCGCATGAAGAGGCTCAGAACTCAGAATAACAGTACGAGCAGCAAAGCGATGGAAATTCCTAATCACCCAGATATGTGGTCTGTGAGACAACACATACACTTATGTGTCATTCCAATTAGAAGAGTTCACAGCCACGTTCTGGATGAAAGGAGAACCCGTCCACGAGACAGCTCGTGTCTGGGATACGGCCCACTGCCGAGCACGATACCCAGAGAACACATGATGATGGATAAAACCGCACGGCTCGACGGCATCTCGCGCAGAAAACTACTGAAAGCTAGTGCGGTCGGCGTCGGCTCGCTGGGGCTGGCAGGGTGCACGAGTGCCAACACTCCACAGGACGTTCCAACTCTGGCAGGTTCTGTCCCAGAATTGGACCTCGACACGTTGCAGGCTGAAACGCCTGCAGGGACCATCACGGCTGAGCAGATTTGGGCGGAGAACA includes the following:
- a CDS encoding cupin domain-containing protein, whose translation is MYLPPEIENPVTGERIEFDESASNDERLVWDETRPAKLDPPPIHYHPDTEERFEVRAGRLIVERDGEKHTVRAGEEVVIPPGTPHVSYTESETAHFRREVTPPGHWREALTARFAAVHAVGELSGVTGLLQTVLLAQTYPDVVVPAQPPRSLQRVLFPVLAAIGRAAGLKSPHPYPHNEFDDQDGNRPTMPP